A genomic segment from Pyrodictium occultum encodes:
- a CDS encoding CTP synthase, protein MAKYIFVTGGVLSSVGKGITTASIGLLMKARGYTVTAIKIDPYINVDAGTMNPYMHGEVYVTEDGGETDLDLGHYERFLDTFLSKRNNITTGQVYLTVIERERRGEYLGQTVQVIPHITNEIKARIREVARNTGADIVLVEIGGTVGDIEGLPFLEAVRQMRMEEGYQNTLFIHVALVPVLSTTGEQKTKPVQHSVQELRRIGIQPDAIIARSIKPLEDEARSKIALYANLPPEAVFSNPDVEVIYEVPLILEEQGLGRYIARRLRLEDRKPDLSAWEDFVHRVKGASKPVGVAMVGKYTKLKDSYLSIIEALRHAGAALRVKPILNWYESTLVEKGKLSPRKPLEENDAVIVLPGFGARGAEGKIAVIKEVIEEGKPFLGICFGMQLAVVAIARHLAGLEDANSTELDPDTPYPVVDLLEEQRYVNQLGGTMRLGSYPIKLIHGTLVHRVYGGKEIVYERHRHRYEVNPKYLDRLVSAGMDVSGYSLEGGRVEFIELKGYRFFVGSQPHPEFRSRPMRPAPLFLGLLRAAQGLDPAGEG, encoded by the coding sequence ATGGCAAAGTACATCTTCGTGACGGGGGGTGTCCTCAGCAGCGTCGGTAAGGGGATAACCACAGCCTCCATAGGCCTGCTCATGAAGGCCCGCGGCTACACCGTCACAGCAATAAAGATAGACCCCTACATAAACGTTGACGCTGGCACCATGAACCCCTACATGCACGGCGAGGTCTACGTGACCGAGGACGGCGGGGAGACCGACCTAGACCTGGGCCATTATGAGCGCTTCCTTGACACGTTCCTCTCCAAGAGGAACAATATAACGACGGGCCAGGTATACCTCACCGTGATAGAGAGGGAGAGGCGCGGCGAGTACCTGGGCCAGACGGTGCAGGTAATCCCCCACATAACCAATGAGATCAAGGCCAGGATAAGAGAGGTTGCGAGGAATACCGGGGCCGACATAGTGCTCGTGGAGATAGGCGGCACGGTAGGCGATATAGAGGGGCTCCCGTTCCTTGAGGCAGTGCGCCAGATGAGAATGGAGGAGGGCTACCAGAACACCCTATTCATCCACGTAGCTCTGGTACCGGTCCTCTCCACCACCGGGGAGCAGAAAACGAAGCCGGTCCAGCACAGCGTCCAGGAGCTGAGAAGGATAGGAATACAGCCAGACGCGATAATCGCTAGGAGCATTAAGCCGCTGGAGGACGAGGCCCGGAGCAAGATAGCCCTCTACGCCAACCTGCCTCCCGAGGCGGTGTTCAGCAACCCTGACGTGGAGGTGATATACGAGGTCCCCCTGATACTCGAGGAGCAGGGCCTCGGCCGCTACATAGCCCGGAGGCTCAGGCTGGAGGACAGGAAGCCAGACCTATCCGCCTGGGAGGACTTCGTCCACCGGGTGAAGGGGGCGAGCAAGCCCGTCGGGGTAGCAATGGTGGGCAAGTACACCAAGCTCAAGGACAGCTACCTCAGCATAATAGAGGCTCTGCGCCACGCCGGCGCAGCGCTCCGGGTGAAGCCCATCCTAAACTGGTACGAGTCGACGCTGGTGGAGAAGGGCAAGCTGAGCCCCAGGAAGCCTCTGGAGGAGAACGATGCTGTAATAGTGCTTCCCGGCTTCGGCGCCCGAGGTGCGGAGGGCAAGATAGCAGTAATAAAGGAGGTCATAGAGGAGGGGAAGCCCTTCCTGGGGATATGCTTCGGCATGCAGCTTGCAGTGGTGGCTATAGCTAGGCACCTGGCAGGCCTCGAGGACGCTAACAGCACCGAGCTAGACCCCGACACCCCCTACCCAGTGGTAGACCTACTAGAGGAGCAGCGCTATGTGAACCAGCTAGGCGGCACCATGAGGCTGGGCTCCTACCCGATAAAGCTGATACACGGCACCCTGGTCCACAGGGTCTACGGCGGCAAGGAGATAGTCTATGAGAGGCACCGCCACCGCTACGAGGTCAACCCCAAGTACCTCGACCGGCTCGTCTCGGCTGGCATGGATGTATCCGGCTACAGCCTGGAGGGAGGCCGCGTAGAGTTCATAGAGCTGAAGGGCTACCGGTTCTTCGTCGGCAGCCAGCCCCACCCGGAGTTCCGGAGCAGACCGATGAGGCCGGCCCCGCTCTTCCTTGGCCTACTCCGCGCCGCCCAGGGGCTTGACCCGGCCGGGGAGGGCTAG